One segment of Vicia villosa cultivar HV-30 ecotype Madison, WI unplaced genomic scaffold, Vvil1.0 ctg.000621F_1_1, whole genome shotgun sequence DNA contains the following:
- the LOC131629884 gene encoding F-box/FBD/LRR-repeat protein At1g13570-like, translated as MWIPFMSKDIKHLELVTYCTPEDQNKKMPDTLFSCKELTFLKFSSFDLSVPPNFYAFKKLLELHLVMVTFESSAFESLMSGCPVLEKLSIEDCTCSDYLVISSPSLKVLVLVLYETISICLKEAKNLIDFTLKEYHTRSLIKSLPKIKKFSLGILTENPYADIIPPTLLTSSLSSLEFLELNGLNLKVKGDILYFVSLLKSAPRLIELVIKQSNNVDTTQVLDLSKELERHRCCLKLQTVEVYTGVCSQHAMSLIKSILVNSPLLKILTVYFYNFDKLDAHMLLKISQDLLWMKRASPGAHVNFIHSTYRPY; from the exons ATGTGGATCCCCTTTATGTCAAAGGATATTAAACATCTTGAGCTTGTGACCTACTGTACTCCTgaagatcaaaataaaaaaatgccgGATACTCTCTTCTCTTGCAAGGAATTGACTTTCCTCAAATTTAGTTCATTTGACTTGTCAGTTCCACCTAATTTCTACGCATTTAAAAAATTGCTTGAACTTCACTTAGTTATGGTTACATTCGAGTCCAGTGCATTTGAGAGTCTTATGTCTGGTTGTCCGGTTCTTGAAAAGCTCAGCATTGAAGATTGTACTTGTTCtgattatcttgttatatcttCTCCTTCTCTCAAAGTCTTAGTGCTAGTATTGTACGAAACAATTTCAATTTGTCTCAAGGAAGCAAAGAATCTGATTGATTTTACACTCAAGGAATATCATACTAGAAGTTTGAtcaaaagtttgccaaaaattaAGAAGTTTTCTCTCGGCATATTGACAGAG AATCCATATGCAGATATCATTCCTCCCACGCTGCTAACAAGTTCATTAAGCTCTTTAGAGTTTTTGGAATTGAATGGCTTGAATTTGAAGGTTAAAGGAGACATTTTGTATTTTGTTAGTCTTCTCAAAAGTGCTCCTAGGTTGATTGAACTTGTTATTAAACAG AGTAACAATGTTGATACCACACAAGTGTTGGACCTTTCAAAGGAGTTAGAAAGACATAGATGTTGTCTTAAACTTCAGACAGTGGAAGTCTACACTGGAGTTTGCTCTCAGCATGCAATGAGTTTGATAAAATCCATACTTGTAAATTCTCCTTTGCTAAAGATTCTTACCGTTTATTTCTACAATTTTGATAAATTAGATGCACATATGTTGTTAAAAATTTCACAAGACTTGTTATGGATGAAACGAGCATCACCGGGAGCACATGTTAATTTCATTCACTCTACTTATAGACCCTATTGA
- the LOC131629885 gene encoding F-box/FBD/LRR-repeat protein At1g13570-like, with amino-acid sequence MTLLNEETYQNDRISDLPGNVIDVILGNLKIRDQIRTSILSTKWRYIWTSAPQLCFDQDLFEIFQHLDDPNTVISKIITDLLMGHNGPIHKFTLFIPYNSYFKITVEYLNMWIPILSRKDIKYLDLVNDYGQVDQMPYIVLSCKELTYFKVGGFKLSIPPNFCGFKKLLEIHLVCVRFESGALESLMSGCPLLEKLSIELCEGFEYLDISSTTLKVLLLQLSDDMKSICLKKAKNLIDFTLDANHNSISDSIKSLPKLKRFSLVRGKKDPYAESIPPTLLTSSFNSLEYLQLDDLNLNDKGDILFFVSVLESAPGLIEVVIKSHNDNDTSQVLDLSKELECCNCCLKLQTVDIYVRANPQYAMSLIQFILANSPSLKILTFNCNSKKLNARTLYRISQDLLWMERTSPKAHVKFLLSTFP; translated from the exons ATGACTTTGCTCAACGAGGAGACATATCAAAATGACCGAATCAGTGATTTACCAGGTAATGTCATTGATGTCATCTTAGGAAACTTGAAAATTCGAGACCAAATTAGGACTAGTATTTTGTCAACAAAGTGGAGGTATATCTGGACTTCGGCCCCTCAACTTTGTTTTGACCAAGACCTCTTTGAAATTTTTCAACATCTTGATGACCCTAATACCGTTATTTCTAAAATCATCACGGATCTTCTTATGGGTCACAATGGTCCAATACACAAGTTTACTCTTTTCATACCATATAACTCCTATTTCAAGATCACAGTGGAATACCTCAATATGTGGATTCCGATTTTGTCAAGGAAGGACATTAAATATCTTGATCTTGTGAACGACTACGGTCAAGTTGATCAAATGCCATATATTGTCCTCTCTTGTAAGGAATTGACTTACTTTAAAGTCGGCGGATTTAAATTGTCAATTCCACCTAATTTCTGCGGCTTTAAAAAATTGCTTGAAATTCACCTAGTTTGTGTAAGATTCGAGTCCGGTGCACTTGAGAGTCTTATGTCTGGTTGTCCATTACTTGAAAAGCTCAGCATTGAATTATGTGAAGGTTTTGAGTATCTTGATATTTCTTCTACTACTCTCAAAGTCTTATTACTACAATTAAGTGACGATATGAAGTCAATTTGTCTCAAGAAAGCAAAGAATTTGATCGATTTTACACTTGATGCTAATCACAACAGCATATCTGATTCGATTAAAAGTTTGCCCAAACTTAAGAGGTTTTCTCTGGTCCGTGGAAAAAAG GACCCATATGCAGAAAGCATTCCTCCCACTCTGCTAACAAGCTCATTCAACTCTTTAGAGTATTTGCAATTGGATGACTTGAATTTGAACGATAAAGGAgacattttgttttttgttagTGTTCTCGAAAGTGCTCCTGGGTTGATTGAAGTTGTTATTAAG AGTCACAACGATAATGATACCTCACAAGTGTTGGACCTTTCAAAGGAGTTAGAGTGCTGTAACTGTTGCCTTAAACTTCAGACAGTGGATATCTACGTTAGAGCTAACCCTCAATATGCAATGAGTTTGATACAGTTCATACTTGCAAATTCTCCTTCGTTAAAGATTCTTACTTTTAATTGCAATTCTAAGAAATTAAATGCACGTACATTGTATAGAATTTCACAAGACTTGTTATGGATGGAACGGACGTCACCAAAGGCACATGTTAAGTTTCTTCTTTCCACCTTTCCATAA